One Gracilinanus agilis isolate LMUSP501 unplaced genomic scaffold, AgileGrace unplaced_scaffold32609, whole genome shotgun sequence DNA segment encodes these proteins:
- the LOC123254790 gene encoding transmembrane protein 267-like, protein DALNLPHRPFFHCSTLIPVVVLTLKFIMHLFRLKDSWCFLPWMLFISWTSHHVRDGIRHGLWICPFGKTSPLPYWLYVTITASLPHLCSFIMYLTGTREMMSIKHGIHIDV, encoded by the coding sequence gATGCTTTGAATCTTCCACATAGGCCTTTTTTCCACTGCTCTACTCTGATACCTGTTGTGGTTCTGACACTAAAGTTTATTATGCACCTTTTCCGGCTGAAAGACTCGTGGTGCTTTCTTCCCTGGATGTTATTTATATCTTGGACTTCTCACCATGTTCGGGATGGAATTCGTCATGGCTTATGGATTTGCCCTTTCGGAAAAACATCTCCGCTGCCATATTGGCTCTATGTGACAATCACAGCATCTTTACCTCACTTATGTTCATTCATTATGTATTTAACAGGGACCAGAGAAATGATGTCTATAAAACATGGAATTCATATCGATGTCTAA